One stretch of Methylococcus capsulatus DNA includes these proteins:
- a CDS encoding Hsp20/alpha crystallin family protein — protein sequence MSNGKQDIAKREDVRPALLPAVDIVEDETGISLTADLPGVPKEKLTVRMDGQSLSIEGEIALETPEGMEASYVEVRSPVYRRSFSLSRDLDPAKIDAQFKDGVLRLRIPKAEHAQPRKIAISVD from the coding sequence ATGAGCAACGGTAAACAAGACATCGCCAAGCGTGAAGACGTTCGACCGGCCTTGCTGCCTGCGGTGGATATCGTCGAGGACGAAACCGGCATCAGCCTCACCGCCGATCTTCCGGGCGTGCCCAAAGAGAAGCTGACGGTGCGCATGGATGGCCAGAGCCTTTCAATCGAAGGCGAAATCGCTCTGGAGACGCCCGAGGGAATGGAAGCCAGCTATGTCGAAGTCCGCTCCCCTGTCTACCGCAGGAGCTTCAGCCTGAGCCGGGACCTCGACCCTGCCAAGATCGACGCGCAGTTCAAGGATGGCGTGCTGCGGCTGCGGATCCCCAAGGCCGAACATGCCCAGCCCCGCAAGATTGCGATCAGCGTCGACTGA
- a CDS encoding Hsp20/alpha crystallin family protein, translating into MNALNELKHGLEEAWESLAEGWHRLRERAAGALTRFKPGASVPAVPKRQEDFYLASPTWALLAGDVYEDDRKVVIRLEVPGMEKEDFNLELRGDVLIVQGEKRLERETSEGRYRVLQCAYGHFHRVIPLPAEVVADRVQATYRNGVLKIELPKAAAALPKSVEIPVR; encoded by the coding sequence ATGAACGCATTGAACGAACTCAAGCACGGCTTGGAAGAGGCATGGGAGTCACTGGCGGAGGGCTGGCACCGCCTCCGCGAACGGGCGGCGGGCGCACTGACCCGATTCAAGCCCGGAGCCTCGGTGCCCGCCGTGCCCAAACGCCAGGAGGACTTCTACTTAGCCTCCCCCACCTGGGCCTTGCTGGCCGGTGATGTGTACGAAGATGACCGCAAGGTGGTCATCCGGCTCGAAGTGCCCGGGATGGAGAAGGAGGATTTCAACCTCGAGTTGCGCGGCGATGTGCTGATCGTGCAGGGCGAAAAGCGCCTCGAGCGGGAAACCAGCGAGGGCCGCTACCGGGTCTTGCAGTGCGCCTACGGGCACTTCCACAGGGTCATTCCGCTGCCGGCGGAGGTGGTCGCAGACCGGGTGCAGGCCACTTACCGCAACGGCGTGCTCAAGATCGAACTGCCCAAGGCCGCGGCGGCGCTGCCCAAGAGCGTCGAGATTCCAGTCCGGTGA
- the alr gene encoding alanine racemase, whose product MVPAARAVLDMAAFAHNFAWIRAAVPDSKIMAVIKANAYGHGLIRAARALPAADAFAVARVEEGIILRQAGIVQRIAVLQGYSDEEGMRLSARHGLEPVIHSLFQLDLLERLDMAAAMRVWLKADSGMHRLGLADEEFALARLRLARMPQVRQPVPVMTHLANADATDDPTTEIQLRYFGRMAGGQGEFSIGNSAGLMAWAAARSAWVRPGILLYGVSPFPGRSGPEEGLRPVMTLQSRLIAVKQLKTGDAVGYGGDFICRRPTRMGIAAIGYGDGYPRRATAGTPVLVRGRRVPLIGRVSMDMISVDLTDCPSAEVGDTVTLWGQGLPVEEIALHADTIPYVLLCNVTQRVNMVETAA is encoded by the coding sequence GTGGTGCCCGCAGCCCGTGCCGTGCTGGACATGGCAGCCTTCGCCCACAATTTCGCCTGGATTCGCGCCGCCGTGCCGGATTCGAAAATCATGGCCGTGATCAAGGCCAACGCCTACGGGCACGGGTTGATCCGAGCCGCGCGAGCGCTGCCGGCGGCAGATGCTTTTGCGGTGGCGCGGGTGGAGGAGGGCATCATTCTGCGTCAGGCCGGCATCGTTCAACGCATCGCCGTGTTGCAGGGTTATAGCGACGAAGAAGGGATGAGGCTGAGCGCCCGCCATGGTCTCGAACCGGTGATCCATTCCCTCTTTCAGCTTGATCTGCTGGAGCGGCTGGATATGGCTGCCGCGATGAGGGTGTGGCTCAAGGCGGACAGCGGGATGCATCGGCTGGGTCTGGCCGACGAGGAGTTCGCCCTGGCGCGGTTGCGGCTGGCGCGGATGCCTCAGGTGCGCCAGCCGGTGCCTGTCATGACTCATCTGGCCAATGCCGACGCCACCGATGATCCGACCACCGAAATCCAGCTTCGTTATTTTGGCCGGATGGCAGGCGGGCAGGGCGAATTCAGCATCGGCAACTCGGCGGGCCTGATGGCCTGGGCGGCGGCCCGCAGTGCCTGGGTCCGGCCCGGCATCCTGCTGTATGGCGTGTCGCCATTTCCTGGACGGAGCGGCCCGGAAGAAGGTTTGAGGCCGGTCATGACCTTGCAGAGCCGGCTGATCGCGGTCAAGCAACTGAAGACCGGCGATGCGGTCGGCTATGGCGGCGACTTCATCTGCCGCCGCCCGACCCGCATGGGCATCGCGGCCATAGGCTACGGCGATGGCTACCCCCGCCGCGCGACCGCCGGTACACCGGTGCTGGTCCGGGGCAGGCGCGTGCCGCTGATCGGCCGGGTCTCCATGGATATGATATCGGTCGATCTGACCGACTGCCCGTCGGCAGAAGTCGGCGATACCGTGACGCTATGGGGACAAGGATTGCCGGTGGAGGAAATCGCACTTCACGCCGACACCATTCCCTATGTATTGCTGTGCAATGTCACCCAGCGGGTGAACATGGTGGAGACCGCCGCCTGA
- the dnaB gene encoding replicative DNA helicase, with the protein MPDYAQSIDKRVEALKIPPHSIQAEQAVLGGLLLDNQTWDVVADRIVEEDFYRRDHRLIFRAIRRLSERQTPFDVVTLSEVLEQTGELEEAGGLAYLAVLARETPSAANIAAYADIVRERAVLRQLIHVGTEIADSAYQPEGRGMSDLLEQAEQRVFQIADQRQRGSAGFKPIKSLLAAAVDRIEMLFHKEGHITGASTGFTDFDEMTSGLQPSDLIIIAGRPSMGKTTFAMNIAENVAIKEGLPVAVFSMEMPGEQLAMRMMSSLGRIDQHRVRTGKLEDDEWPRMTSAINILAETKLFIDDTPALSPTEVRARCRRLARENGQLGLVVLDYLQLMQCSGGENRVAEISEISRSLKALAKELNVPVIALSQLNRNLEQRPNKRPVPSDLRESGSIEQDADLIVFIYRDEVYHPDSADKGTAEIIIAKQRNGPIGTVRMTFLGQYTRFENFIADPYSSEGY; encoded by the coding sequence ATGCCCGATTACGCTCAATCGATCGACAAGCGCGTGGAGGCGCTCAAGATACCTCCCCATTCGATCCAGGCCGAGCAGGCGGTGCTGGGCGGCCTGCTGCTCGACAACCAGACCTGGGACGTCGTCGCTGACCGTATCGTCGAGGAAGATTTCTACCGGCGCGACCATCGCCTGATTTTCCGGGCGATCCGCCGGCTTTCCGAGCGGCAGACGCCGTTCGACGTCGTCACGTTGTCGGAAGTGCTCGAACAGACGGGGGAGCTGGAAGAGGCCGGCGGGCTTGCCTATCTCGCCGTGCTGGCGCGGGAAACGCCCAGTGCCGCCAACATCGCCGCCTATGCCGACATCGTGCGCGAGCGCGCCGTGTTGCGCCAGCTCATCCATGTAGGCACCGAAATCGCCGATTCGGCTTATCAGCCCGAAGGGCGCGGCATGAGCGATCTGCTCGAGCAGGCCGAGCAGCGTGTGTTCCAGATCGCCGACCAGCGCCAGCGCGGCAGCGCCGGTTTCAAGCCGATCAAGAGTCTGCTGGCCGCTGCTGTCGACCGCATCGAGATGCTGTTCCACAAGGAGGGGCACATCACCGGTGCGAGCACGGGATTCACCGATTTCGACGAGATGACTTCGGGGCTGCAGCCGTCCGACCTCATCATCATCGCCGGCCGGCCGTCCATGGGCAAAACCACCTTTGCGATGAACATCGCCGAGAATGTCGCGATCAAGGAAGGGCTGCCGGTTGCGGTGTTCAGCATGGAGATGCCCGGCGAGCAGCTGGCCATGCGGATGATGTCTTCACTGGGCCGCATCGACCAGCATCGGGTCCGCACCGGCAAGCTGGAGGATGATGAATGGCCGCGCATGACCTCCGCCATCAACATCCTGGCCGAAACCAAACTTTTCATCGACGATACGCCGGCTTTGTCTCCCACCGAAGTCCGCGCCCGCTGCCGCCGGTTGGCGCGGGAGAACGGCCAGCTCGGACTGGTGGTGCTGGACTACCTGCAGCTCATGCAATGTTCGGGCGGCGAGAACCGGGTCGCCGAAATTTCGGAGATTTCCCGTTCGCTCAAGGCGCTGGCCAAGGAGCTGAACGTACCGGTGATCGCCCTGTCCCAGCTCAACCGCAACCTTGAGCAACGGCCCAACAAGCGACCGGTACCGTCCGATTTGCGCGAATCGGGCTCAATCGAACAGGACGCCGACCTCATTGTGTTCATCTATCGCGATGAGGTCTACCATCCCGACAGCGCCGACAAGGGCACGGCGGAAATCATCATCGCCAAGCAGCGTAACGGTCCGATCGGCACGGTGAGGATGACCTTCCTGGGCCAGTACACGCGTTTCGAGAACTTCATCGCCGATCCCTATTCCAGCGAGGGGTACTAA
- the hldE gene encoding bifunctional D-glycero-beta-D-manno-heptose-7-phosphate kinase/D-glycero-beta-D-manno-heptose 1-phosphate adenylyltransferase HldE yields the protein MILPDFSLARVLVVGDLMLDRYWFGGASRISPEAPVPVVRVENSEERIGGAGNVALNLAALGGAVDLLGYAGEDEAADALERLLAAAGIRSHIERCPTVATVTKLRVVSRQQQLIRLDFEDGFHHLDPAPLVTRFLALLAEAGVVVLSDYAKGTLACVGEFIAASRRAGKPVLVDPKGMDFERYRGATLLTPNLSEFEAVVGACCGDAEIERKGLALMARLDLEALLVTRGEHGMSLLRPALGALHLPAHGKEVYDVTGAGDTVISVLAAALAVGRPLAEAVALANLAAGIVVGKLGTASVSPEELAIAIHGQRAPRRGAITLAELLEVLVPLRRAGERIVVTNGCFDLLHPGHVHYLEQARSLGDRLIVLVNGDDSVRRLKGAGRPVNPLPHRMAMLAALESVDWVVAFEGDTPRDEICAIRPDVLVKGGDYSDITAIAGHDCVLEAGGEVRILGFVEGHSTTRLIETIRNG from the coding sequence ATGATCCTCCCCGACTTCAGCCTCGCCCGCGTATTGGTTGTCGGAGACCTCATGCTCGACCGCTATTGGTTCGGCGGTGCTTCCCGCATTTCGCCGGAAGCACCGGTGCCGGTCGTGCGGGTGGAAAACTCGGAGGAGCGCATAGGCGGCGCCGGGAACGTGGCGCTCAATCTTGCGGCGTTGGGAGGGGCGGTCGACCTGTTGGGTTATGCCGGCGAGGATGAGGCGGCCGACGCCTTGGAGAGGCTCTTGGCCGCGGCAGGCATCCGCAGCCACATCGAGCGTTGTCCTACGGTCGCCACGGTTACCAAGCTGCGGGTTGTAAGCCGGCAGCAGCAGCTCATTCGGCTGGATTTCGAGGACGGCTTTCATCATCTCGACCCTGCCCCTCTGGTCACGCGGTTCCTTGCACTGCTGGCAGAGGCAGGTGTGGTGGTGCTTTCCGACTATGCCAAGGGGACTCTGGCTTGCGTCGGGGAATTCATCGCGGCCTCGCGAAGGGCCGGGAAGCCGGTTCTGGTCGACCCCAAGGGAATGGATTTCGAGCGCTATCGGGGCGCGACGCTGTTGACCCCCAACCTTTCCGAATTCGAAGCCGTGGTCGGTGCTTGCTGCGGCGATGCGGAAATCGAACGCAAAGGACTGGCTTTGATGGCGCGGCTGGATCTCGAAGCCTTGCTTGTGACCCGGGGCGAGCACGGCATGAGCCTCCTGAGACCGGCGCTGGGAGCACTCCACCTTCCAGCGCATGGCAAGGAGGTGTACGACGTGACCGGTGCGGGCGACACCGTCATCTCGGTGCTCGCCGCTGCCCTCGCCGTCGGGCGGCCGCTGGCCGAAGCGGTGGCATTGGCGAATCTGGCCGCGGGCATCGTGGTCGGCAAGCTCGGGACAGCGTCGGTTTCGCCCGAGGAACTGGCCATCGCGATTCACGGCCAGCGGGCTCCCCGGCGGGGAGCGATCACACTGGCGGAACTGCTGGAGGTGCTCGTTCCCTTGCGACGTGCCGGCGAGCGGATCGTGGTCACGAACGGCTGTTTTGATCTGCTGCATCCCGGCCACGTGCATTATCTGGAGCAGGCCCGCTCCCTGGGTGACCGTCTGATCGTGCTGGTCAACGGCGACGACTCGGTGCGCCGGTTGAAAGGGGCGGGCCGCCCGGTCAATCCGCTGCCGCATCGGATGGCCATGTTGGCGGCACTGGAGAGTGTCGACTGGGTTGTGGCATTCGAGGGGGATACGCCACGCGACGAAATCTGCGCCATCCGCCCCGACGTCCTAGTCAAAGGAGGCGATTACTCCGACATTACTGCGATCGCCGGCCATGATTGCGTCCTGGAGGCTGGTGGTGAGGTGAGGATACTCGGCTTCGTCGAGGGCCATTCGACCACCCGCCTCATTGAAACCATCCGCAACGGTTGA
- the pip gene encoding prolyl aminopeptidase has translation MKPLYPPIEPYASHRFDLGDGHQVYVEECGNPDGIPAVFLHGGPGSGCRHHHRSFFDPERYRAILFDQRGCGRSTPHGAVKNNTTRHLLGDLEAIRERLSVPRWLLFGGSWGAALALLYAQAFPEQASGLVLRGCFLARKRDVDWFVRDGASRFHPESWQRFIDNFDSKEKAHLVRAIHCRLNGADELEQRRMAREWWLWSSRVTLGQAFTPTDDEPLPAGALAQCRIELHYAAARYFIKEGQILEDCSKISHLPATIVHGRKDLVCPPEAAWLLHRALPRSELMILPNSGHLAQGEEMTDALVRALDSMAEKLGS, from the coding sequence ATGAAACCGCTCTATCCACCGATCGAGCCCTATGCTTCCCATCGTTTCGACCTCGGCGACGGGCATCAGGTTTACGTCGAGGAATGCGGCAACCCCGACGGTATTCCCGCAGTGTTTCTGCATGGGGGACCGGGGTCCGGTTGCAGGCACCATCATCGGTCGTTTTTCGACCCGGAACGTTATCGCGCGATACTCTTCGATCAACGGGGCTGTGGGAGGTCGACCCCGCACGGCGCAGTCAAGAACAACACCACCCGGCATCTGCTCGGCGACCTCGAAGCGATCCGGGAGCGCTTGAGTGTTCCAAGATGGCTGCTTTTCGGTGGTTCCTGGGGGGCGGCTCTGGCCTTGCTTTATGCGCAGGCTTTCCCGGAGCAGGCCAGCGGGCTGGTGCTGCGGGGCTGTTTTCTGGCCCGCAAGCGCGATGTGGACTGGTTCGTGCGCGATGGCGCCAGCCGGTTCCATCCAGAGTCCTGGCAGCGGTTCATCGACAATTTTGATTCCAAGGAAAAGGCCCATCTGGTACGGGCCATCCACTGCCGCCTCAATGGCGCCGATGAGCTCGAACAGCGGCGAATGGCGAGAGAATGGTGGCTTTGGAGCAGCCGCGTCACGCTGGGTCAGGCATTCACTCCGACGGATGATGAGCCGCTTCCTGCTGGAGCACTGGCGCAGTGTCGTATCGAGCTCCATTACGCGGCGGCGCGTTATTTCATCAAGGAGGGTCAGATCCTTGAAGACTGCTCGAAGATTTCCCATCTTCCCGCGACCATCGTCCACGGTCGGAAGGACTTGGTCTGTCCGCCGGAGGCGGCCTGGCTGCTGCATCGGGCATTGCCGCGATCCGAGCTGATGATCCTGCCGAACTCGGGTCATCTGGCCCAGGGCGAGGAAATGACCGATGCGCTGGTGAGAGCGCTGGACAGCATGGCGGAAAAGCTGGGGAGCTGA
- a CDS encoding HpcH/HpaI aldolase/citrate lyase family protein → MAVKNRLHRSELAVPGSNPRMLEKAPEAGADLVFLDLEDAVAPDDKEQARRNIIFALNTYDWSKCAVSIRINGLDTHYAYRDLVEIVESCGDKLDTILIPKVGSASDVLFVATLLSQIEAYKGFKPINIHVLIETAMGMANVEEIARTCPERMEAMVFGVADYAASVRARTTNIGGANPDYGMLTDPDETGTRAYHWGDQWHFGISRMVAACRAYGLRPIDGPFGDFSDPAGFRAAARRAAALGCEGKWAIHPSQIPLCNEIFTPTEKEVTRAYRILEAMEQAAKEGKGAVSLDGRLIDAASIRMAENVVRQMKQIESRR, encoded by the coding sequence ATGGCTGTCAAAAACCGTCTCCACCGCAGCGAACTCGCGGTGCCGGGCAGCAATCCGCGTATGCTCGAGAAAGCTCCGGAAGCCGGCGCCGACCTCGTCTTTCTGGATTTGGAAGACGCGGTTGCGCCGGATGACAAGGAACAAGCACGCCGAAACATCATCTTTGCGCTCAACACCTACGACTGGTCCAAATGCGCGGTCTCCATCCGCATCAACGGCCTCGACACCCATTACGCCTACCGCGACCTCGTTGAAATCGTCGAATCCTGCGGCGACAAGCTCGATACCATTCTGATCCCGAAAGTGGGCAGCGCTTCGGACGTCTTGTTCGTCGCGACCCTGCTTTCCCAGATCGAGGCATATAAAGGCTTCAAGCCGATCAATATCCACGTCCTGATCGAAACGGCCATGGGCATGGCCAACGTGGAGGAGATCGCCCGCACCTGTCCCGAGCGGATGGAGGCCATGGTGTTCGGTGTAGCCGACTACGCGGCGTCGGTGCGCGCCCGCACGACCAACATTGGCGGCGCCAATCCGGATTACGGCATGCTCACCGATCCCGACGAAACCGGTACCCGCGCCTATCACTGGGGCGACCAGTGGCATTTCGGCATTTCCCGCATGGTCGCGGCCTGCCGCGCCTATGGGCTTCGGCCTATTGACGGCCCCTTCGGCGATTTCAGCGATCCCGCGGGATTCCGCGCCGCAGCCCGCCGTGCCGCGGCTCTGGGCTGCGAAGGAAAGTGGGCGATCCATCCTTCCCAGATTCCGCTGTGCAATGAAATTTTCACACCCACGGAAAAAGAGGTCACGCGGGCTTACCGTATCCTGGAAGCCATGGAGCAGGCGGCAAAGGAGGGCAAAGGCGCCGTGTCCCTGGATGGGCGATTGATCGATGCCGCCTCGATCCGGATGGCGGAGAACGTGGTTCGCCAGATGAAGCAGATCGAGTCGCGCCGTTAA
- the sucC gene encoding ADP-forming succinate--CoA ligase subunit beta, with amino-acid sequence MNIHEYQAKELLKTYGVPVPNGAVAYSDAQAASVAEEIGGSRWVVKAQIHAGGRGKAGGVKVAHSIEEVRQYADAMLGSHLVTHQTGPGGSLVHRLWVEQASHIKKEYYLGFVIDRGSQRITLIASSEGGMEIEEVARETPEKIVKEVVDPAIGLLDFQCRKVATAIGLKGKLMPQAVRLMKAIYRCMRDKDALQAEINPLAIVGESDESLMVLDAKFNFDDNALYRQRVITEMRDLAEEDPKEVEASGHGLNYIALDGNIGCIVNGAGLAMASLDAITLHGGRPANFLDVGGGASPEKVTNACRIVLEDPNVRCILVNIFAGINRCDWIAKGLIQACDSLQIKVPLIVRLAGTNVDEGRKILAESGLSFITAENLDDAAAKAVAIVKG; translated from the coding sequence GTGAATATCCATGAGTACCAGGCCAAGGAGCTGCTCAAGACCTATGGCGTGCCCGTGCCCAACGGCGCCGTAGCCTATTCCGACGCCCAGGCCGCCAGCGTCGCCGAAGAGATCGGCGGCAGCCGCTGGGTGGTCAAGGCACAGATCCATGCCGGCGGCCGCGGCAAGGCCGGGGGCGTCAAGGTCGCCCACTCCATCGAGGAAGTCCGCCAGTACGCCGACGCCATGCTCGGCAGCCACCTCGTCACCCATCAGACCGGGCCGGGAGGCTCGCTGGTTCATCGCCTGTGGGTGGAACAAGCCAGCCATATCAAGAAGGAATATTACCTGGGCTTCGTGATCGATCGTGGCAGTCAACGCATTACCCTGATCGCCTCCAGCGAGGGCGGTATGGAGATCGAGGAGGTTGCCAGGGAAACGCCGGAAAAAATCGTCAAGGAAGTTGTGGATCCGGCCATCGGTCTGCTGGATTTTCAATGCCGCAAGGTCGCCACCGCGATCGGCCTGAAAGGCAAACTGATGCCTCAGGCGGTCAGACTGATGAAGGCCATCTACCGCTGTATGCGCGACAAGGATGCCCTGCAGGCCGAGATCAATCCTCTGGCCATCGTGGGTGAAAGCGACGAATCGCTCATGGTCCTGGATGCCAAGTTCAACTTCGACGACAACGCCCTGTACCGGCAGCGCGTCATCACCGAAATGCGCGATCTGGCCGAGGAAGATCCGAAAGAAGTCGAAGCTTCCGGCCACGGCCTCAACTACATCGCCCTCGACGGCAACATCGGCTGCATCGTCAACGGCGCCGGCCTCGCCATGGCTTCGCTCGACGCCATCACCCTGCACGGCGGCCGTCCGGCCAACTTCCTCGACGTGGGCGGCGGCGCCTCCCCCGAGAAGGTCACCAATGCCTGCCGCATCGTACTGGAAGACCCCAACGTCCGCTGCATCCTGGTCAATATCTTTGCTGGCATCAACCGCTGCGACTGGATCGCCAAGGGCCTGATCCAGGCCTGCGACAGCCTGCAGATCAAGGTGCCGCTGATCGTGCGCCTGGCCGGCACCAACGTCGATGAGGGCCGCAAGATCCTGGCCGAATCGGGCCTTTCCTTCATCACCGCGGAAAATCTGGATGACGCAGCTGCCAAGGCCGTCGCCATCGTCAAGGGATAA
- the sucD gene encoding succinate--CoA ligase subunit alpha yields MSVFVNKHSKVIFQGFTGEHATFHAKDAMRMGTQVVGGVTPGKGGTRHPDPELAHLPVFDTVAEAVAATGADVSAIFVPPPFNADALMEAIDAGIRVAVTIADGIPVHDMIRLQRYRVGKDTIVIGPNTPGIITPGECKVGIMPSHIYKRGNVGIISRSGTLNYEATEQMAALGLGITTSVGIGGDPINGTDFVTVLRAFEADPETEIVVMIGEIGGPQEVAAAHWAKENMTKPVIGFVAGLAAPTGRRMGHAGAIISSEADTAGAKMDAMEALGLYVARNPAQIGQTVLRAAQEHGIKF; encoded by the coding sequence ATGAGCGTATTCGTTAACAAGCACTCCAAGGTCATCTTCCAGGGCTTCACCGGCGAGCATGCCACCTTCCACGCCAAGGACGCCATGCGGATGGGCACGCAGGTAGTCGGTGGCGTCACCCCCGGTAAAGGCGGCACCCGCCATCCCGACCCCGAACTCGCTCATCTGCCGGTATTCGATACTGTGGCCGAAGCCGTAGCCGCCACTGGTGCCGACGTTTCCGCCATATTCGTACCACCGCCGTTCAACGCCGATGCGCTGATGGAAGCCATAGACGCCGGTATCCGGGTCGCCGTGACCATCGCCGACGGCATCCCGGTACACGACATGATCCGACTGCAGCGCTACCGGGTGGGCAAGGACACCATCGTGATCGGACCAAACACCCCTGGCATCATTACGCCGGGCGAGTGCAAGGTGGGTATCATGCCTTCGCACATCTATAAGAGGGGCAACGTCGGCATCATCTCGCGCTCCGGCACCCTCAATTACGAGGCGACCGAACAGATGGCCGCGCTGGGGCTGGGCATCACCACTTCGGTCGGTATCGGCGGCGACCCGATCAATGGCACCGATTTCGTCACCGTACTGCGCGCCTTCGAGGCCGACCCGGAAACCGAGATCGTCGTCATGATCGGCGAAATCGGTGGCCCTCAGGAAGTCGCCGCCGCCCACTGGGCCAAGGAAAACATGACGAAACCCGTCATCGGCTTCGTCGCCGGCCTCGCCGCGCCGACCGGGCGACGCATGGGCCATGCCGGCGCCATCATTTCCAGCGAGGCCGACACAGCCGGTGCCAAAATGGATGCCATGGAAGCCTTGGGGCTGTATGTCGCCCGCAACCCGGCGCAGATCGGCCAAACCGTGCTACGCGCCGCACAGGAACACGGGATCAAATTCTGA
- a CDS encoding rhodanese-like domain-containing protein, whose protein sequence is MRHLAPYQVKALLDEPEAAPLLLDVREPDEFAFCHIEGSVHIPMGEIVSRLSELDPDRTTVVVCHHGMRSFQVGRFLETQGFGQVINLAGGIDAWAREADPGIPRY, encoded by the coding sequence ATGCGACACCTGGCCCCCTATCAAGTCAAAGCACTCCTCGACGAGCCCGAGGCTGCCCCATTGCTGCTGGACGTGCGTGAACCCGACGAGTTCGCCTTTTGCCACATCGAGGGCAGTGTGCACATCCCCATGGGAGAGATCGTGTCGAGGCTGAGCGAACTCGATCCCGACCGCACGACCGTCGTGGTCTGTCACCACGGCATGCGCAGCTTTCAGGTTGGCCGGTTTCTGGAGACTCAGGGCTTCGGGCAGGTCATCAATCTTGCCGGTGGCATCGATGCCTGGGCGCGGGAAGCGGATCCAGGCATACCTCGTTATTGA
- the dtd gene encoding D-aminoacyl-tRNA deacylase, protein MIALIQRVTQASVRVDGATVGAIGRGTLALVAIERGDGETQVLRMAERLLGYRMFPDSENRMNLSLSETGGGLLLVSQFTLAADTAKGMRPSFTPAADPETGRRLFDALVDAARRRHSPVATGHFGADMQVFLVNDGPVTFLLRCPPG, encoded by the coding sequence ATGATCGCCCTGATCCAGCGGGTCACCCAGGCCAGTGTCCGTGTCGACGGTGCTACGGTCGGCGCCATTGGCCGAGGCACTCTGGCCCTGGTCGCCATCGAGCGGGGCGACGGTGAGACCCAGGTGTTACGCATGGCCGAGCGCCTGCTCGGCTACCGGATGTTCCCAGACAGTGAAAACCGCATGAACCTGAGCCTGTCCGAGACGGGCGGCGGCCTGCTGCTGGTCTCGCAGTTCACCCTGGCCGCCGACACCGCGAAGGGCATGCGTCCGAGCTTTACCCCCGCGGCCGATCCCGAAACCGGCCGCCGGCTGTTTGACGCACTGGTGGATGCCGCCCGGCGCCGGCATTCCCCCGTCGCAACCGGGCACTTCGGCGCCGACATGCAGGTCTTTCTCGTCAATGACGGCCCTGTGACCTTTCTGCTGCGCTGTCCGCCCGGCTGA